The genomic DNA GTCTCTATGGGGAAAGATTGACCCCAAGCATTTCGGTGACCGGGCTTACAGGGGAAGGCCGCCGGAGCTCGATGACAAGCTTAAGaagtcgaagaagaagaaggagcgGGACCCGAATGCTGAACCTGCTCCAGTTCGGCAGAGTAAGAAGCGGCGGCTTCATGAAGAGAGCGTGCTCACGGCCACTGAGGAAGGGGTTTATCAGCCTAAGACCAAGGAAACTAGGGCTGCCTATGAGGCTATGCTCAGCGTCATTCAGCAGCAGCTGGGTGGCCAGCCTTCGAGTATCATAAGTGGCGCTGCGGACGAGATTTTGGCCGTTCTTAAGAACGAGAGCTTTAAGAATGCTGATAAGAAAAAGGAGATTGAGAAAATGTTGAATCCTATACCCAACACCGTCTTTGATCAGTTGGTTTCAATTGGGAGGTTGATTACTGACTTCCAAGATGGGGGTGATGCTGGAGGGTCTGCCGTGGCTAATGGTGATGAAGCCTTAGATGATGATGTGGGTGTTGCGGTTGAgtttgaagaaaatgaagatgatgatgaggagAGTGATCTTGATATGGTGCAGGAGGACGACGAAGAGGACGACGATGATGTGGCTGAACCACATCAATCTGGGGCTATGCAAATGGGTGGTGGGATTGATGATGATGAAATGCAGGAAGCAAACGAGGGTATGGGCCTTAATGTTCAGGACATTGATGCTTATTGGCTTCAGAGGAAGATATCTGAAGCTTATGAGAAACAGATTGATCCACAACAATGCCAGAAGCTTGCTGAAGAGGTGCTCAAGATACTTGCTGAAGGTGATGACAGGGAAGTTGAAACCAAGCTGTTGGTTCACCTTCAGTTTGACAAATTCAGCCTTATTAAGTTTCTATGTCGAAACAGGCTGAAGATTGTCTGGTGCACGCGTTTGGCCAGAGCCGAAGACCAAGATGAGAGGAAGAAAATTGAGGAGGAAATGCTGCAGTTGGGTCCAGATTTGGCTGCAATTGTAGAACAGCTGCATGCCACAAGGGCTAGTGCAAAGGAGAGGCAAAAGAACTTGGAGAAGAGTATTAGAGAAGAGGCTCGCAGGTTGAAGGATGAGAGTGGTGGAGATGGAGACAGGGGTAGGAGGGGCCTTGTCGATAGAGATGCTGACAGTGGTTGGTTGAAGGGGCAGGCAGAGCTACTTGATCTTGACAGCCTTGCACAAGAGCAAAGTAGACTTTTGGTGTCGAAGAAGTGCGTGCTTCCAGATGGGTCTTACAGACATCCCAGCAAGGGATATGAAGAAATCCATGTGCCAGCCTTGAAACAGAGACCATTTAATCCTGATGAGAAGCTTGTAAACATATCTGCCATGCCAGAGTGGGCTCAGCCGGCTTTCAAAGGAATGACCCAGTTGAACAGGGTACAGAGTAGAGTCTATGAGACTGCCCTtttcaaagcggacaatatcctgCTATGTGCTCCTACTGGTGCTGGAAAAACTAATGTTGCagtgctcactatacttcagcAGTTTGCGCTGAACATGAACAAGGAGGACGGTTCCATAAACCACAGTGATTATAAGATTGTATATGTTGCGCCTATGAAAGCTCTTGTTGCGGAAGTTGTTGGAAATCTTTCTAATCGTTTGAAGGATTATGGTGTCAATGTGCGGGAGCTAAGTGGTGACCAGACATTGACTCGCCAACAGATTGAAGAAACTCAAATTATTGTGACAACCCCTGAGAAGTGGGATATCATTACCCGAAAGTCAGGAGACCGGACTTACACTCAACTGGTCAAACTTCTTATCATTGATGAAATTCATCTCCTTCATGATAATAGAGGCCCCGTTCTTGAAAGTATTGTTGCTAGAACTGTTAGGCAGATTGAGACCACAAAAGATCATATTCGGTTGGTGGGGTTATCTGCTACTCTCCCTAACTATGAAGATGTGGCATTGTTCTTGCGTGTTGACCTTAAGAAGGGACTGTTTTATTTTGATAACAGTTACAGACCTGTCCCCCTATCTCAACAGTATATTGGAATCATGGTGAGGAAACCATTACAGAGGTTCCAGTTGATGAATGATCTCTGCTATGAGAAGGTCGTAGCTGTAGCTGGAAAACATCAAGTCCTTATCTTTGTCCATTCGAGGAAAGAAACAGCCAAAACAGCTCGTGCTATAAGAGATACTGCACTTGCCAAGGACACCCTTGGCAGGTTTCTTAAAGAAGACAGTGCTAGCCGAGAGATTCTAACTACTCATACAGATTTGGTCAAGAGCAATGATCTCAAAGATCTTCTGCCGTACGGTTTTGCCATTCATCATGCTGGATTGAACAGGGCAGATCGCCAACTGGTTGAGGATCTCTTTGCTGATGGGCACGTACAAGTTTTGGTTTCAACAGCAACACTTGCTTGGGGCGTGAATCTGCCAGCTCACACTGTGATAATCAAGGGGACTCAGATCTATGATCCAGAAAAGGGAGCATGGACTGAACTAAGTCCTTTGGATGTTATGCAGATGTTGGGGCGTGCAGGAAGACCTCAGTACGATTCATATGGAGAAGGGATTATCATTACTGGCCACAATGAGCTTCAGTACTATCTTTCTTTGATGAACCAACAGCTTCCCATTGAAAGTCAATTCATATCCAAATTGGCTGACCAACTTAATGCTGAAATCGTTCTTGGAACTGTTCAAAATGCTAGAGAAGCTTGCAATTGGATAGGATACACTTACCTGTATGTTCGCATGCTACGGAACCCCACACTCTATGGTTTGGAAGCTGATGTTCTCTCCAGAGATATTACATTGGAGGAGAGACGAGCTGATTTGGTAAGAATCGCTCAAACTTAGCATTATTTGCTGTTGATATTTTCATTCCCTTGCAGCATTAGTAATAGTAGTATAGTATATAACTATATTCTTCATTGCAATAGATAACAAACAAGTGCATATCAATGGAGAGGAAACACGCGAACATAAGGGGCTTGACACAGTAATGTCAAAAAGTAGTATTGGTTATAGGAATTTGCTTGTCCCATTCTATTAGATATTTTATGGCATTTGAGTCTGCGTTGACCATgatggtttttgggttttgatatTTGTCATCTTTAATTCTATCTGGTTTCTCTTGGACTCATTTAGTTCTCGTCCATTCTGTTCTTATCGTTGCTGTGGCACTTTGTAGCATTTATCTGGATTCCTGCATTCTGTATTTCTTATGGATCTCTCATTTTGTCTCAACCATTTCATTTTGCAGATCCATTCCGCTGCAACCATCTTGgacaagaataatttgattaagTACGACAGAAAAAGTGGATATTTCCAAGTTACAGACTTGGGTCGCATTGCGAGTTATTACTATATAACTCATGGAACAATATCCACATATAATGAGCATTTGAAGCCTACGATGGGGGATATTGAGCTTTGTCGATTGTTCTCGCTCAGTGAAGAATTTAAGTATGTTACTGTGCGGCAGGATGAAAAGATGGAGTTAGCAAAGCTTTTGGATCGTGTTCCCATTCCGGTGAAGGAAAGCCTGGAAGAGCCCAGTGCCAAGATCAATGTCTTGCTGCAAGCATATATCTCACAGCTGAAGCTTGAGGGGCTTTCATTGACATCAGATATGGTCTACATTACTCAGGTTTGTATTATTATATTTCATGCTCTTTTCTCATTTATTGTTTGAGATACAGTTAGGATTGTGCTGCCAGCTTGTTCTAGCTTACGTATTTATTTTGTCTCTCTTATCCTGTGATTCATTTTTCTGCTTCTTTTTTTTCGGCTTTGGATTTGTTCAGAGTGCAGGGCGTCTTCTACGAGCTCTTTTTGAGATTGTCTTGAAACGAGGATGGGCTCAACTAGCTGAAAAGGCTTTGAACATGTGTAAGATGGTTAACAAGAAGATGTGGAGTGTCCAAACACCTCTTCGCCAATTCACTGGTATTTCAAATGATATTTTGATGAAGCTGGAGAAGAAGGATTTGGCCTGGGATAGGTATTATGATCTCTCTTCACAGGAGCTAGGGGAGCTTATTCGTATGCCTAAGATGGGAAGAACACTTCATAAGTTCATCCACCAATTCCCCAAATTAAACCTTGCAGCCCATGTGCAGCCGATTACTCGCACTGTATTGAGGGTGGAGCTCACTATAACGCCAGATTTCCAATGGGAGGACAAAGTTCATGGATATGTAGAGCCATTTTGGGTAATAGTGGAGGATAATGATGGCGAGTTTGTCCTTCATCATGAATATTTTCTTCTGAAGAAGCAGTATATTGATGAGGATCATACTTTGAACTTTACAGTGCCAATATATGAGCCTCTTCCGCCTCAGTACTTCATTCGTGTTGTGTCTGATAGGTGGCTTGTGTCCCAGACTGTTTTACCTGTTTCTTTCAGACACCTCATTTTACCTGAAAAGTATCCTCCACCAACAGAGTTATTGGACTTGCAACCACTTCCCGTGACTGCATTAAGGAATCCCTTATATGAAGCTCTGTATCAAGATTTCAAGCATTTCAATCCTGTTCAAACTCAGGTTTTCACTGTTTTGTACAATTCAGATGACAATGTCTTAGTTGCTGCACCAACAGGGAGTGGGAAGACCATATGTGCAGAGTTTGCTGTATTGAGGAATCATCAGAAGGGCTCTGATAATGTCATGCGTGTTGTGTATATTGCACCTATTGAAGCTCTTGCTAAGGAACGTTACCGTGACTGGGAGAAGAAGTTTGGAAAGGGTCTCAATCTGCGAGTTGAATTATTAACAGGGGAAACAGCCACAGACTTAAAACTGCTTGAGAAAGGTCAGATTATCATCAGCACTCCAGAGAAATGGGATGCTTTATCCCGCCGCTGGAAACAGAGAAAGCATGTTCAACAGGTTAGTCTTTTTATTGTAGATGAACTACACTTGATTGGTGGTCAGGGTGGTCCCATCTTGGAGGTAATAGTCTCTAGAATGAGATACATAGCGAGTCAACCTGAGAACAAGATTCGTATTGTGGCTCTGTCAACTTCTCTTGCAAATGCAAAGGATCTTGGAGAATGGATAGGGGCTAGCTCCCATGGCCTTTTCAATTTTCCTCCTGGTGTGCGCCCAGTGCCTCTGGAAATACACATTCAGGGGGTGGATCTGGCTAATTTCGAAGCCAGGATGCAAGCAATGGCAAAACCCACATACACAGCAATTGTCCAGCATGCCAAGAATGGGAAACCAGCTCTTGTTTATGTTCCTACAAGGAAACATGTTCGACTAACGGCTGTGGATCTGATGACCTACTCAAATGCAGACGGTGGGGAGAAACCGTCATTTCTGTTgcggtctgtggatgatattgaGCCTTTCATTGAAAGACTTGGTGATGAAATTTTGAAAGGCACTTTGCGCAGTGGAGTGGGCTACCTGCATGAAGGTTTAAGCAGTTTGGACCAAGAAGTTGTGTCACAGCTGTTTGAAGCTGGGTGGATTCAAGTTTGTGTCATGAGCAGTTCAATGTGCTGGGGAGTGCCGTTGTCAGCCCATTTGGTGGTTGTGATGGGAACTCAGTATTATGATGGCCGGGAAAATGTTCACACTGATTACCCTGTTACTGATCTGTTGCAGATGATGGGTCATGCTAGTCGCCCTCTGCTAGATAATTCTGGGAAATGTGTCATCCTCTGCCACGCGCCTCGTAAAGAATACTACAAGAAGTTCTTGTACGAAGCATTCCCTGTTGAAAGCCATTTGCACCATTATCTACATGATAATCTGAATGCAGAAGTTGTTGCAGGAATAATTGAGAACAAGCAAGATGCTGTCGATTACCTTACATGGACTTTCTTGTACCGGAGGCTCACACAAAATCCCAACTATTACAATCTTCAGGGAGTTACTCAGCGGCATCTTTCTGATCACCTCTCGGAGCTTATTGAAAATACACTGAGCGACTTGGAGGCGAGCAAGTGTGTTGCAATCGAGGATGACATGGACCTTTCTCCTTTGAATCTTGGCATGATAGCTTCATACTATTACATCAGTTATACCACCATTGAGCGTTTCAGTTCATCTTTAACTTCCAAAACAAAGATGAAGGGTCTTCTTGAGATTCTAACTCATGCTTCGGAGTATTCACAACTTCCTATTCGACCAGGGGAGGAAGAGGTAGTTCGGAGGCTAATTAACCACCAGAGGTTTTCCTTTGATAATCCCAAATGCACAGATCCTCATGTTAAAGCAAATGCTCTGCTTCAGGCCCACTTTGCTAGGCAGCCTCTGGGTGGTAACCTAGCTTTGGACCAGCGAGAGGTGATCCTTTCCGCTAGTAGGTTGCTTCAGGCGATGGTTGATGTCATTTCCAGCAATGGCTGGCTAAGCCTGGCTGTCTTAGCCATGGAAGTCAGCCAGATGGTAACTCAGGGCATGTGGGACAGGGACTCGATGCTTCTACAGCTTCCTCACTTCACAAAGGAGTTGGCAAAGAGATGCCAGGAAAATCCAGGAAAGAGTATAGAGACTGTGTTTGATTTGGTTGAGTTGGACGATGATGAAAGGCGCGACCTACTTCAAATGTCAGACTCGCAGCTGCTGGATATTGCACGATTTTGCAACCGCTTTCCCAACATTGATATGGTATATGAGGTGCTTGATAGGGATAACATAAGGGCCGGGGAAGAAATCACTCTGCTAGTTACTCTCGAACGTGACCTTGAAGGGAGGACTGAGGTAGGTCCTGTGGATGCCCTGAGGTATCCCAAGGCAAAAGAAGAGGGCTGGTGGCTTGTGGTCGGCGATACCAAGACAAACTCGTTGCTCGCCATCAAGAGAGTTTCGCTGCAACGGAGGGTCAAGGTGAAGCTCGAGTTTGCTGCTCCTGCCGAACCCGGAGAGAAGAGTTTCATTCTTTATTTCATGTGTGATTCATATTTGGGATGCGATCAGGAATATGATTTCACTCTTGATATTAAAGATGCAGCAGGGCCTGACGACGACAGCGGCAGCGAATGATATGTTCCCTGTTCTTCCAAGCATTTTCTCCTGTTACGTTTTTCGATTTCCGctgtttttgtttcttaaagGTTATGGTTCGTATGTTCCATATGATGTAATATGCTCTACTGGATGATGATAATTTTGCACGTATGCCCCCTTTTAGATTAAAGGGCTCGTTGGGGCTGTTTTTTCTAACGATATATTTTCTGcttataattttgttattaactTATCGAAGCTTTGTATTTATAAAGTTCTAATTTGAAATAAATATGAAAGAAATTTGAAACAAATatggaagaaattaaaattatacAACAATCAAGCTTAGTCTCGTTAAGTGAGGTCAGCTGTATGAATTTTAGAACGTTATTGTGTTGGATTTTGCGTCAAGTTTGCCTTTAGCTTATCAAAACATTGTATATTTGAAGTGCTCATTTAAACCAAATAT from Pyrus communis chromosome 17, drPyrComm1.1, whole genome shotgun sequence includes the following:
- the LOC137721704 gene encoding DExH-box ATP-dependent RNA helicase DExH12-like; the protein is MAQHLGGGAEAHARFKQYEYRANSSLVLTTDSRPRDTHEPTGEPESLWGKIDPKHFGDRAYRGRPPELDDKLKKSKKKKERDPNAEPAPVRQSKKRRLHEESVLTATEEGVYQPKTKETRAAYEAMLSVIQQQLGGQPSSIISGAADEILAVLKNESFKNADKKKEIEKMLNPIPNTVFDQLVSIGRLITDFQDGGDAGGSAVANGDEALDDDVGVAVEFEENEDDDEESDLDMVQEDDEEDDDDVAEPHQSGAMQMGGGIDDDEMQEANEGMGLNVQDIDAYWLQRKISEAYEKQIDPQQCQKLAEEVLKILAEGDDREVETKLLVHLQFDKFSLIKFLCRNRLKIVWCTRLARAEDQDERKKIEEEMLQLGPDLAAIVEQLHATRASAKERQKNLEKSIREEARRLKDESGGDGDRGRRGLVDRDADSGWLKGQAELLDLDSLAQEQSRLLVSKKCVLPDGSYRHPSKGYEEIHVPALKQRPFNPDEKLVNISAMPEWAQPAFKGMTQLNRVQSRVYETALFKADNILLCAPTGAGKTNVAVLTILQQFALNMNKEDGSINHSDYKIVYVAPMKALVAEVVGNLSNRLKDYGVNVRELSGDQTLTRQQIEETQIIVTTPEKWDIITRKSGDRTYTQLVKLLIIDEIHLLHDNRGPVLESIVARTVRQIETTKDHIRLVGLSATLPNYEDVALFLRVDLKKGLFYFDNSYRPVPLSQQYIGIMVRKPLQRFQLMNDLCYEKVVAVAGKHQVLIFVHSRKETAKTARAIRDTALAKDTLGRFLKEDSASREILTTHTDLVKSNDLKDLLPYGFAIHHAGLNRADRQLVEDLFADGHVQVLVSTATLAWGVNLPAHTVIIKGTQIYDPEKGAWTELSPLDVMQMLGRAGRPQYDSYGEGIIITGHNELQYYLSLMNQQLPIESQFISKLADQLNAEIVLGTVQNAREACNWIGYTYLYVRMLRNPTLYGLEADVLSRDITLEERRADLIHSAATILDKNNLIKYDRKSGYFQVTDLGRIASYYYITHGTISTYNEHLKPTMGDIELCRLFSLSEEFKYVTVRQDEKMELAKLLDRVPIPVKESLEEPSAKINVLLQAYISQLKLEGLSLTSDMVYITQSAGRLLRALFEIVLKRGWAQLAEKALNMCKMVNKKMWSVQTPLRQFTGISNDILMKLEKKDLAWDRYYDLSSQELGELIRMPKMGRTLHKFIHQFPKLNLAAHVQPITRTVLRVELTITPDFQWEDKVHGYVEPFWVIVEDNDGEFVLHHEYFLLKKQYIDEDHTLNFTVPIYEPLPPQYFIRVVSDRWLVSQTVLPVSFRHLILPEKYPPPTELLDLQPLPVTALRNPLYEALYQDFKHFNPVQTQVFTVLYNSDDNVLVAAPTGSGKTICAEFAVLRNHQKGSDNVMRVVYIAPIEALAKERYRDWEKKFGKGLNLRVELLTGETATDLKLLEKGQIIISTPEKWDALSRRWKQRKHVQQVSLFIVDELHLIGGQGGPILEVIVSRMRYIASQPENKIRIVALSTSLANAKDLGEWIGASSHGLFNFPPGVRPVPLEIHIQGVDLANFEARMQAMAKPTYTAIVQHAKNGKPALVYVPTRKHVRLTAVDLMTYSNADGGEKPSFLLRSVDDIEPFIERLGDEILKGTLRSGVGYLHEGLSSLDQEVVSQLFEAGWIQVCVMSSSMCWGVPLSAHLVVVMGTQYYDGRENVHTDYPVTDLLQMMGHASRPLLDNSGKCVILCHAPRKEYYKKFLYEAFPVESHLHHYLHDNLNAEVVAGIIENKQDAVDYLTWTFLYRRLTQNPNYYNLQGVTQRHLSDHLSELIENTLSDLEASKCVAIEDDMDLSPLNLGMIASYYYISYTTIERFSSSLTSKTKMKGLLEILTHASEYSQLPIRPGEEEVVRRLINHQRFSFDNPKCTDPHVKANALLQAHFARQPLGGNLALDQREVILSASRLLQAMVDVISSNGWLSLAVLAMEVSQMVTQGMWDRDSMLLQLPHFTKELAKRCQENPGKSIETVFDLVELDDDERRDLLQMSDSQLLDIARFCNRFPNIDMVYEVLDRDNIRAGEEITLLVTLERDLEGRTEVGPVDALRYPKAKEEGWWLVVGDTKTNSLLAIKRVSLQRRVKVKLEFAAPAEPGEKSFILYFMCDSYLGCDQEYDFTLDIKDAAGPDDDSGSE